Proteins encoded by one window of Chrysiogenes arsenatis DSM 11915:
- a CDS encoding InlB B-repeat-containing protein: protein MRRTNIFALCLILFFLLLTGCGGSSTSKSTITVSGIVADDPVVNATVQIFSSTGASLGTTTTGADGRYQIDVTLGSDYRVVASGGTFGGNPFNGTLKSHCDTGEACHVTPFSTVIVALVDSGDTLPTAQAKLATTLGINPGVDPFIAWLDTTERATLPNHINVETMRTTIGNGNGLQNWLESVAVYVSDTSGAMPAGIAELTPQPEPQPQPEPQPEPQPEPQPEPQPEPQPEPQPEPQPEPQPEPQPEPQPEPQPEPQPEPQPEPEPATYTVTFVDHNSTVLKNENVVHGNAATAPTNPSRTGYSFTGWTPAEFTNITGNTTITAQYTVNGYTITFDSAGGSTVANITQNFGTDVTAPVAPTRAGYTFAGWSPTLPSTMPSANATHTAQWTVNEYTITFDSAGGSTVAAITQNFGTDVTAPVAPTRAGYTFAGWSPTLPSTMPSANATHTAQWTVNEYTITFDSAGGSTVANITQNFGTDVTAPVAPTRAGYTFAGWSPTLPSTMPSANATHTAQWTVNEYTITFDSAGGSTVANITQNFGTDVTAPVAPTRAGYTFAGWSPTLPSTMPSANATHTAQWTVNEYTITFDSAGGSTVAAITQNFGTDVTAPAAPTRAGYTFAGWSPTLPSTMPSANATHTAQWTVNEYAITFDSAGGSTVAAITQNFGTDVTAPAAPTRAGYTFAGWSPTLPSTMPSANATHTAQWTVNEYTITFDSAGGSTVANITQNFGTDVTAPVAPTRAGYTFAGWSPTLPSTMPSANATHTAQWTVNEYTITFDSAGGSTVANITQNFGTDVTAPVAPTRAGYTFAGWSPTLPSTMPSANATHTAQWTVNEYTITFDSAGGSTVAAITQNFGTDVTAPAAPTRAGYTFAGWSPTLPSTMPSANATHTAQWTINQYTIAVTIDSPESGTVSGLATDGLYDYNSTVTLTATANTGYQWERWLEGASEVTSNATYTFSATANRTLTAVFSALPQLSIGSADTFEGNSDTTEIRFPVTLDKAANGDVAVQWYTVDGTADSIDDYIPVTDGALTIPNGETSGVLSVIINGDTLYEFGDETFRVVLSAISSNALFSGNADSLEATGTIRNDDEFVPQLNDTGITKFGNASSNTFDTLDGADATNYGGQDAHYGRDALATKGQLTKVGAGKAGFDFTKISNSGNPLPAEAALGEGPNDWACTRDNVTGLMWEVKTTSGLRSNANTYSWYNSTGVNDGGDTGKANGGICSDTGNCDTEKYVARVNDTTLCGYNDWRMPNVDELKSIVDLGTSNPAIDTTYFPSTPSSWFWSSSSKASGMFGAGTEAWHVNFGSVDFTKAYENGSHKFNASQVRLVRP, encoded by the coding sequence GATGACCCCGTGGTAAATGCCACCGTACAGATCTTTTCCAGCACCGGAGCATCGCTTGGAACCACGACCACTGGCGCTGATGGCCGCTATCAAATCGACGTCACCCTCGGCAGCGACTACCGCGTGGTTGCCAGCGGTGGCACCTTTGGTGGCAACCCCTTTAACGGTACATTAAAAAGCCATTGCGACACCGGCGAAGCGTGCCACGTCACCCCATTCTCCACCGTTATCGTAGCGCTGGTAGATTCTGGCGATACCCTTCCCACAGCTCAAGCCAAACTAGCAACTACTTTGGGAATTAACCCAGGAGTTGACCCCTTTATTGCGTGGCTTGATACTACCGAACGGGCAACTCTGCCAAACCATATCAATGTAGAAACTATGCGAACCACCATCGGCAATGGCAACGGACTGCAAAACTGGTTGGAAAGCGTTGCTGTGTATGTTAGCGACACGAGTGGAGCTATGCCCGCAGGGATAGCTGAGTTGACACCACAACCAGAGCCACAACCACAACCAGAGCCACAACCAGAGCCACAACCAGAGCCACAACCAGAGCCACAACCAGAGCCACAACCAGAGCCACAACCAGAGCCACAACCAGAGCCACAACCAGAGCCACAACCAGAGCCACAACCAGAACCGCAACCAGAACCACAACCAGAACCACAACCAGAACCAGAACCTGCGACTTACACCGTCACCTTCGTTGATCACAACAGCACCGTACTTAAAAACGAAAACGTAGTACACGGCAACGCCGCAACTGCACCGACAAACCCCAGCCGCACTGGCTATAGCTTTACCGGCTGGACTCCCGCAGAGTTTACAAACATCACCGGCAACACCACTATCACTGCGCAATACACCGTTAATGGATACACCATCACCTTTGACAGTGCTGGTGGTTCAACCGTTGCCAACATCACACAGAACTTTGGCACCGACGTTACCGCTCCAGTGGCTCCAACCCGTGCTGGCTACACGTTTGCTGGCTGGAGCCCAACGCTACCAAGTACCATGCCAAGCGCAAACGCCACCCACACCGCACAGTGGACAGTAAACGAATATACCATCACCTTCGACAGTGCCGGTGGTTCAACCGTTGCAGCTATCACACAGAACTTTGGCACCGACGTTACCGCTCCAGTGGCTCCAACCCGTGCTGGCTACACGTTTGCTGGCTGGAGCCCAACGCTACCAAGTACCATGCCAAGCGCAAACGCCACCCATACCGCACAGTGGACAGTAAACGAATATACCATCACCTTTGACAGTGCCGGTGGTTCAACCGTCGCCAACATCACACAGAACTTTGGCACCGACGTTACCGCTCCAGTGGCTCCAACCCGTGCTGGCTACACGTTTGCTGGCTGGAGCCCAACGCTACCAAGTACCATGCCAAGCGCAAACGCCACCCATACCGCACAGTGGACAGTAAACGAATATACCATCACCTTTGACAGTGCCGGTGGTTCAACCGTCGCCAACATCACACAGAACTTTGGCACCGACGTTACCGCTCCAGTGGCTCCAACCCGTGCTGGCTACACGTTTGCTGGCTGGAGCCCAACGCTACCAAGTACCATGCCAAGCGCAAACGCCACCCACACCGCACAGTGGACAGTAAACGAATATACCATCACCTTCGACAGTGCCGGTGGTTCAACCGTTGCAGCTATCACGCAGAACTTTGGCACCGACGTTACCGCACCAGCAGCACCAACCCGTGCTGGCTACACCTTTGCCGGTTGGAGTCCAACGCTACCAAGTACCATGCCAAGCGCAAACGCCACCCATACCGCACAGTGGACAGTAAACGAATATGCCATCACCTTCGACAGTGCCGGTGGTTCAACCGTTGCAGCTATCACGCAGAACTTTGGCACCGACGTTACCGCACCAGCAGCACCAACCCGTGCTGGCTACACCTTTGCCGGTTGGAGTCCAACGCTACCAAGTACCATGCCAAGCGCAAACGCCACCCATACCGCACAGTGGACAGTAAACGAATATACCATCACCTTTGACAGTGCCGGTGGTTCAACCGTCGCCAACATCACACAGAACTTTGGCACCGACGTTACCGCTCCAGTGGCTCCAACCCGTGCTGGCTACACGTTTGCTGGCTGGAGCCCAACGCTACCAAGTACCATGCCAAGCGCAAACGCCACCCATACCGCACAGTGGACAGTAAACGAATATACCATCACCTTTGACAGTGCCGGTGGTTCAACCGTTGCCAACATCACACAGAACTTTGGCACCGACGTTACCGCTCCAGTGGCTCCAACCCGTGCTGGCTACACGTTTGCTGGCTGGAGCCCAACGCTACCAAGTACCATGCCAAGCGCAAACGCCACCCACACCGCACAGTGGACAGTAAACGAATATACCATCACCTTCGACAGTGCCGGTGGTTCAACCGTTGCAGCTATCACGCAGAACTTTGGCACCGACGTTACCGCACCAGCAGCACCAACCCGTGCTGGCTACACCTTTGCCGGTTGGAGTCCAACGCTACCAAGTACCATGCCAAGCGCAAACGCCACCCATACCGCACAGTGGACAATCAATCAGTACACCATCGCCGTCACCATCGATAGTCCAGAAAGCGGCACCGTCAGCGGACTTGCTACTGATGGCCTGTACGATTACAACAGCACCGTCACCCTGACCGCTACCGCCAATACTGGCTACCAGTGGGAGCGCTGGCTGGAAGGAGCGAGCGAAGTTACTTCTAACGCTACCTACACCTTCAGTGCTACCGCCAACCGTACCCTGACCGCCGTGTTCTCCGCGCTGCCACAACTCAGCATCGGCTCTGCCGACACCTTTGAGGGCAACAGCGACACCACCGAAATCCGCTTCCCCGTCACGCTTGATAAAGCTGCCAACGGCGACGTTGCCGTGCAGTGGTATACCGTCGATGGCACCGCCGACAGCATCGACGACTACATCCCCGTTACCGATGGCGCACTCACTATCCCTAATGGTGAAACCAGCGGCGTGCTCTCCGTCATCATCAACGGCGATACCTTGTATGAGTTTGGCGATGAAACCTTCCGCGTCGTTTTGAGCGCCATTAGCTCCAACGCCCTCTTTAGCGGCAATGCCGATTCACTCGAAGCCACCGGCACCATCAGAAATGACGACGAATTTGTGCCACAACTGAACGACACCGGCATCACTAAGTTTGGCAACGCCAGCTCAAACACCTTTGATACCCTTGACGGGGCCGACGCCACCAACTACGGTGGACAAGATGCCCACTATGGCCGCGACGCCTTGGCAACCAAAGGGCAACTCACTAAAGTCGGTGCTGGGAAAGCGGGCTTTGACTTCACCAAAATCTCGAACAGTGGCAACCCACTCCCTGCCGAAGCAGCGCTCGGCGAAGGGCCGAACGACTGGGCCTGCACCCGCGATAACGTCACCGGCCTGATGTGGGAAGTAAAAACCACCTCCGGCCTGCGCAGCAATGCCAACACCTACAGTTGGTACAACTCCACCGGCGTTAATGATGGTGGCGATACCGGCAAAGCTAACGGTGGCATTTGTAGCGATACCGGCAACTGCGATACGGAAAAGTATGTCGCACGTGTTAACGATACGACCCTGTGCGGTTACAACGATTGGCGTATGCCGAACGTCGATGAACTCAAGTCTATCGTTGATCTTGGCACCTCCAATCCAGCGATTGACACCACCTATTTCCCTAGCACGCCTTCCAGTTGGTTCTGGAGTTCCTCTTCGAAGGCCAGCGGTATGTTTGGCGCTGGCACTGAAGCGTGGCACGTTAACTTCGGTAGCGTTGACTTCACTAAGGCTTACGAAAACGGCAGCCATAAGTTCAACGCCAGCCAAGTCCGTTTGGTTCGCCCCTGA
- a CDS encoding DUF1566 domain-containing protein — translation MTSKLILAITTATVLLTSHAHALQSTNCNNAITPTTPDSRFTIHNDGTVTDTKTGLMWQRCSLGQTWDSTNTTCSTDTSNHNWQQALAAAEASTFAGYNDWKLPNQKELSSIVEYACSEPAINTDIFPATPSSWFWSSSPKADENSYALVVDFVYGGGNYNRKDGLVLVRFVRPGQ, via the coding sequence ATGACCAGTAAACTGATCCTTGCTATCACCACCGCTACTGTTCTGCTCACTAGCCATGCCCACGCCCTGCAAAGCACCAACTGCAACAACGCCATTACCCCCACCACCCCCGACAGTCGCTTTACCATTCACAACGACGGCACCGTCACCGACACGAAAACCGGACTGATGTGGCAACGGTGCAGCCTTGGACAAACATGGGACAGCACCAACACCACCTGTAGTACTGATACCAGCAACCACAACTGGCAGCAAGCGTTAGCCGCCGCTGAAGCCAGCACCTTTGCTGGATACAACGACTGGAAACTCCCCAATCAAAAAGAGCTGAGTTCGATTGTGGAATACGCCTGCTCGGAGCCCGCTATCAATACCGATATCTTCCCCGCCACACCGTCCAGTTGGTTCTGGAGTTCCTCTCCGAAAGCTGACGAAAATAGTTACGCATTGGTTGTTGACTTCGTCTACGGTGGCGGCAACTATAACCGTAAGGACGGCCTCGTCCTAGTCCGCTTTGTTCGCCCCGGA